From Rutidosis leptorrhynchoides isolate AG116_Rl617_1_P2 chromosome 3, CSIRO_AGI_Rlap_v1, whole genome shotgun sequence, a single genomic window includes:
- the LOC139901460 gene encoding uncharacterized protein, which produces MDGNNCEFSIGHVWEFLRPHAPRVQWYSMVWFSQCIPRHTFMVWILMGERLKTQDRLKAWESQHGSSLLCLLCNMVQDSHDHLFFSCMFTSQVWSLVLTHIDFPIVMHGWKDFVLLVSPFVVRIVARIVVIKLIFAASVYYVWHERNRRLFKKGNRSSMQLYETIYSTVRLKLMSFRWKSTPSALRLKSDWKIS; this is translated from the coding sequence ATGGATGGTAACAACTGTGAATTTTCAATCGGTCATGTTTGGGAATTCCTTCGTCCACACGCTCCAAGAGTGCAATGGTACTCAATGGTTTGGTTCTCTCAATGTATTCCCCGTCACACATTTATGGTATGGATTCTAATGGGTGAAAGATTAAAGACTCAAGATAGGCTAAAGGCGTGGGAGAGTCAACATGGGTCATCGTTATTATGTCTGCTATGTAATATGGTGCAAGATTCTCATGATCACCTATTTTTCTCATGCATGTTTACATCGCAGGTTTGGTCTTTAGTACTGACACACATTGATTTCCCAATTGTCATGCATGGATGGAAGGATTTTGTGTTGTTGGTTAGTCCGTTTGTTGTTAGAATTGTGGCTAGAATTGTTGTTATAAAGCTTATTTTCGCGGCTTCAGTTTACTATGTTTGGCATGAGAGGAACCGTCGTCTCTTTAAGAAGGGTAATCGCTCTTCGATGCAACTTTACGAGACCATTTATTCTACAGTTCGTTTAAAGCTTATGAGTTTTAGATGGAAGTCTACTCCGAGTGCGCTTAGGCTCAAATCGGATTGGAAAATCTCTTga